Genomic segment of Eubacterium sp. 1001713B170207_170306_E7:
ATGACCAAAAACAGGTAAGACGTCCAGACTGATTATTTTTTCAGACAGAGGCTTTAGATTTTTGATGCCGGTTTCTTCCGTGGCTTCCCGGACCGCGACAGATAAAAGATCGGCACAGCCATCGGCATGGCCGCCGCTCCATGACCAGGACTGATAAAGATTATGAAAAACCATTAAACACTGGTCATGCTGGCCGTTGAAGACAAAACCGGAGCTTGTTAAATGCGCCACCGGATTTTTTCGTGTCAGAATGGTGTCAGGATATTTTTCGATTAAACTTACAAAGATTTTTTTGTCAGCAAATTCCTGATCTGTCGTGGGGATGAAATCAAATATCTGCCGATAGAGTGTTTTAAAATCCATCCTGGCAGACTCAGTCAATCTCGCCGGCGAACCATTTGACAAATTCAAGGGCAGAGGGATACTCGCGCATTTTTACAATTTTGTCGTTCACCAAAGTAACTGGCAGAACACCGTTTCCCTTTTCTACTAACAGGGTTCCGATTGTACGGTTCTCGACAAAAGCATTGGGATCCATTGTGAGATTATGTCTTACAATATCCCAGCCGTCATCCGCAAAGGAAGCAACCATGTCATCGATGCGTGCCAGATCGGCATTTTCGCCCATTTGACAAACACCGTCAATACAAGTTAATTCGGGTTCAAAAATTTCTATTTTAGCCATTTGATTTCTCCTGTATAATTTAG
This window contains:
- a CDS encoding NUDIX hydrolase codes for the protein MDFKTLYRQIFDFIPTTDQEFADKKIFVSLIEKYPDTILTRKNPVAHLTSSGFVFNGQHDQCLMVFHNLYQSWSWSGGHADGCADLLSVAVREATEETGIKNLKPLSEKIISLDVLPVFGHIKNGRYVSAHLHLSVAFSLIADDRLPLTIKPDENSAVAWIPLASLEKYSREDHMLPIYQKIIKRTKAL
- a CDS encoding arsenic metallochaperone ArsD family protein, with translation MAKIEIFEPELTCIDGVCQMGENADLARIDDMVASFADDGWDIVRHNLTMDPNAFVENRTIGTLLVEKGNGVLPVTLVNDKIVKMREYPSALEFVKWFAGEID